One window of Caloenas nicobarica isolate bCalNic1 chromosome 7, bCalNic1.hap1, whole genome shotgun sequence genomic DNA carries:
- the SRGN gene encoding serglycin — translation MPAKMQLLIRCNGRIFLAICLILFVGYTAQGAPMQKARYKRVRCRPDSWSANCIEETGPWFYMHNGGANRILPPMADPSLMKRYQELGDIFPLSDEESGSGSDVAVETEPASGSGLGDGNSFSEAKLPVFLAGLRGSELKQKLTEEDLLL, via the exons ATGCCGGCCAAAATGCAGCTCCTTATCAGATGTAATGGGAGGATTTTCCTGGCTATTTGTTTAATCCTCTTTGTGGGATACACAGCACAAG GTGCTCCGATGCAGAAGGCAAGGTACAAGAGAGTGAGGTGCCGACCCGACTCCTGGTCAGCTAACTGCATCGAAGAGACAGGGCCCTGGTTTTACATGCACAATGGTGGAGCCAACAGGATCCTTCCTCCCATGGCAGACCCGTCCCT GATGAAGAGATACCAGGAGCTGGGCGACATATTCCCACTCTCAGACGAGGAGTCTGGCTCCGGGTCTGATGTTGCAGTGGAAACGGAGCCAGCGTCTGGGTCAGGGCTTGGCGATGGCAACAGCTTCTCCGAGGCAAAGCTGCCCGTCTTCCTAGCGGGCCTGCGAGGCAGCGAGCTGAAGCAAAAGCTCACGGAGGAGGATTTGCTGCTGTAG